From the genome of Altererythrobacter sp. BO-6:
CAATCATGACAAATGTTTTTCGACATATGGGTATATACATCGACCCACGCGCAAAGTCTGGCGGTGAAAGTGAAACCGGGCTAGGAACAGGATATGCAAGACGCCTTGGAGCAAGCAACGAAGCCAGTCGCAACGCGCAAGCAGGCGGAGAAACGACAGAAATTGCTCGCGCAAGCTGCCATCCAGATCAACAGCAATGGAGCGGGCAGCATCAACCTCGATGCGGTTGCAAAGGCAGCGGGTCTGTCGCGCAACGCGATCTACTATTACGTCAGCGACAAGTCGGAACTTGCCTATCTCTGCCTTTCCGCAACCTGCGACGCCATCCAGGAAGACCTTGATGAAGCTTTGGCCGGGTTTGATGACCCCGCCCTGCAGATTAGCGAATTTGTCCGGCTCAACCTAATCGAACGATCAGGCAGGCTGGCAGTGCTTGGGGACTATGACTTGCTCGGAGGTGAGCAGTGCTCGGAGTTGCTTGCCAAGGAGAGGAAGATACTTGACGGTCTAGCTGGCTGTGTGGCTCGCGGCATAGCTTCGGGCCGGTTCCGGGCGGTTGATCCTCATCTCGTGGCAAATTGCTCAATAGGCATGATTAATTGGGTGAGGTTGGCTCCACGCTGGCTCGGCGAACCCCTGGATGACGCTAATGGCCGGCGCCTGGCCGATGCCATATGCGAGTTGCTCTTGCGTGGTTTTGCGGCGAGAGACAAACTTCCGACTTCGCATTGGCCATTTGTCGAGCAGCTTACGGTGACGAAGGTCAATCCGTTCGATCGGGGCGAAGCTCGAGAGCAAAAGCGCGACCAACTCCTTGCTACGGCTTCGCAATTGTTCAATCGCCGCGGCATCGACGGAACTTCGCTCAACGATATCGTCGCTGAATTGGGTGCGACGAAGGGTGTATTCTACCACTATTTCAGGGACAAGACCGAGCTGGTGGTCGAATGCTACAATCGAGCGTTTGAGCTTTACGACACCTTCGTGGAAGCCGCGCGTTCATACGGGACCAACGGCTTTGAGAGGGCACTCATCACTAATCACCTTAACTGTCAGGCTCAGCTCGGTTCCGCCCCGCCGCTCACTCTTCAAACCGGCCTAGACGCCCTTCCGGAAAGCGTTCGCTCGCAGTTCATCACCCGCTCGCAGAAGATCTGGTTGGAGGTGCAGCGGCTCTTCGCATCCGGCGTGGATGATGGCAGCTGTCGGGCAGGCGATATTCGTTCAATGACCGAAGCGGCGGCGGGAACATTTGCATGGCTGGCAAGAGGTGGCTTGGCCAACTCAGGCAAGTCGGCGTGGGAGTTGGCAGACGCGATCTGCGATGTTGTCGGATATGGTATCTTGATAGATCGAAACTGAAATGCTGCGCCAGCTAAAGTTAGCAAACGATGGGATCAGGCCCTGAAGCAGGCCAGCTTTCGCGATCTCGTTAGTCAAATGCAGACTGCCCGCTAACGGCCCAAATGAGGGGCAGCGGACTGGCTCTCTTGAATGTCTGCTCTCCACCCAAATGCAGCCCTTGCGGGAACTAGCGCGTCATCCTGAAAGCCGACTGGCCGCTTTGCCACTTGATCCGTCAAAAGCGGACCGGCTGGTAACGACCCAATTGCAGACATTGGATCGACGTCTCGATCTTGGGGCATCAGCAACGCAACGGCTAGGCGACCAGCGGCAAGCTGGAGCTGATCTGAGCAGGATTGTCTTTCTGGATGCCCCAAGGCATGATGAATTGTAGGTCGCGCCAAGGGAGTGTTTTCTATGGAACGCGGTATCGAAAGCGGACTGACTCTGACAGAGGAACAAGCAGTCGAGAAGATGTTAGCATTGGGTTTGCATCCTGTGGTGGTCGAAGTCCCGCCCGCAAACAATGAATTCCACTGGCACGATTTCGACTCAGTTTTCTACATTCTCGAGCGCGGACTGAACGTCACCGATATGGAAACCGGCCAAACGTTTGCGTTGGTCGAAGGTGACTGGGTTAACGCGCCGGGCGGTTTTGCGCATCGAGAAGAGCATGATGGATTCAAGGCTGTGTTCGGCTTTTCCGTCGATCCTGCAACACGGGAGTTTCCTTTGGAGCGACCACTGCCTGTACCGGCCTAGTGCGGCTCCAGCCTGTCTGATCCCCTCCATCACCAACCGCACGGCATATTTTTGGTGACAAGGCGAATTGGGTGTAGCGCGCCACCAGGTCATCGTTGGAAGCAGTCTTTCTGCAATCGATCTAATAGCGGAGATTGAACTCTCAAACTCGAAGCGCAAACTCGCCCAAATATGCGCGATTGTTTGCTGCAAAGTTTATGATAGGATTTGGCGGGGGTCGCCTCTTTAATTGAGGCACTTATGCATATTGGCATTCCGGTTCGAGCACGCGATATTGATGTCGCATGGATGGAAGCTGCGCTTGCCGATCATCTGAATGGCACAA
Proteins encoded in this window:
- a CDS encoding TetR family transcriptional regulator — encoded protein: MQDALEQATKPVATRKQAEKRQKLLAQAAIQINSNGAGSINLDAVAKAAGLSRNAIYYYVSDKSELAYLCLSATCDAIQEDLDEALAGFDDPALQISEFVRLNLIERSGRLAVLGDYDLLGGEQCSELLAKERKILDGLAGCVARGIASGRFRAVDPHLVANCSIGMINWVRLAPRWLGEPLDDANGRRLADAICELLLRGFAARDKLPTSHWPFVEQLTVTKVNPFDRGEAREQKRDQLLATASQLFNRRGIDGTSLNDIVAELGATKGVFYHYFRDKTELVVECYNRAFELYDTFVEAARSYGTNGFERALITNHLNCQAQLGSAPPLTLQTGLDALPESVRSQFITRSQKIWLEVQRLFASGVDDGSCRAGDIRSMTEAAAGTFAWLARGGLANSGKSAWELADAICDVVGYGILIDRN